The Rhodococcus antarcticus DNA segment AGCGAAACCGCTGCGCCCACCAGCTCGGGGGGGGCCCCGCCCAGGCCAGGTCCGCGTCCGCGTCCCGCAGGTCCACCCCGCCACCGGGGAACACGGTCATGCCCCCGGCGAAGGCCATCCCGGCCACCCGGTGCAGCAGGAACACCTCGAGCCCGTGGTCGCCGTCGCGCAGCAGGGCGATCGTGGATGCGTCCCGTGGCTCCACCGGCACCTCGGGTGGGTCACCCGGCATCATGTGCGGCGGCAGGACCATCTCCTCGGGCAGCCTCATCATGATCCGCACCCTACGACCGGGAGGTCCGACCACGTCCACGCCACCCACGTCCACGCCACCCTCGGGGCATGCCCGCGGGAGGCGCAGCGGACGTGGTCCTCAGGCCACCTCGACGACGAGCTCCACCTCGACGGGCGCACCCAGCGGCAGCTCGGCCACGCCCACGGCCGAGCGTGCGTGCACCCCCGCCTCGCCGAACACCTCGCCCAGCAGCTCGGACGCGCCGTTCACCACGCCCGGCTGGCCGGTGAAGCCCTCGGCCGAGGCCACGAAGCCCACGACCTTCACCACGCGCACCACGCTGTCGATCCCCACCAGGGCGTGCACCGCGGCGAGGGCGTTCAGGGCGCACGTGCGGGCCAGCTCCGCGCCCTGCTCGGCCGAGACCTCCGCCCCCAGCTTGCCGGTGGCCGCGAGCGCGCCGTCGACGAAGGGCAGCTGCCCGGAGGTGAGCACCTGCGCACCGGAGCGCACCGCGGGGACGTACGCGGCGACGGGCGCGGCCACCGGCGGCAAGGTGATGCCGAGCTCGGTCAGCCGCTCGCTCCAGGTGGTCATCCCTTGGGGCGCTTGAGGTAGGCGACGTGCTGCTCGCCGGTGGGTCCGGGCAGGACGGCGACGAGCTCCCAGCCGTCGGCACCCCACTGGTCGAGGATCTGCTTGGTCGCGTGCGTCAGCAGCGGCACGGTGGCGTACTCCCAGGTGGTCATGACACACGAGCGTAGTGGCCCCCGCCACCCTGACCGCGGTGTGCCCGGCGCCGGCCCCCCGGCCCGCCTAGGCTCGCCGCGTGCCTGACTCCTCCCCCGCATGGCCGGCCGCGGCGCGCGACGCCCGGCTGCACTGGGTCTCCGGCAAGGGCGGCACCGGCAAGTCGACCGTGGCCGCCGCCCTCGCCCTGGCCCTGGCCCGGGACGGACGAACCGTGCTGCTGGTGGAGGTCGAGGGCCGCCAGGGCATCGCGCAGATGTTCGACCGGCCGCCCCTGCCGCACTCCGAGGAGACGGTCGCCGTCACCGAGGGTGGTGGCGAGGTGCGGGCCCTGGCCATCGACGTGGAGACGGCGCTGCTGGAGTACCTGGACATGTTCTACAACCTCGGCTTCGCGGGACGCGCGATGCGCCGGGTGGGCGCCATCGAGTTCGCCACCACCCTCGCGCCGGGCCTGCGCGACGTCCTGCTCACCGGCAAGGTCAAGGAGTGCGTGGTGCGCACCGAGCGGGACGGCCGCCGCACCTACGACGCGGTGGTCGTCGACGCGCCGCCCACCGGGCGCATCGTCAACTTCCTCGACGTCACCCGGGCCATGGCCGACCTGGCCGGCGGCGGTCCGATCCGCTCCCAGAGCGAGGGCGTCATCAGCCTGCTGCACAGCGAGGACAGCATCGTGCACCTGGTGACCCTGCTGGAGGAGCTGCCCGTGCAGGAGACCCTCGACGCGGTGGACGAGCTCTCCGCGGCGGACCTGCGCACCGGGGCCGTGGTGGTCAACCGGGTCGAGCCGCAGCTGCTGCCGGCCCGCTCGATCGCCCCGGCCGCCCAGGGCAAGGTGGACGTCGCACGGCTGCGGGAGGGCTTCGCCATGGCCGGGCTGGAGCTGGCGGAGGACGAGCTGGCCGGGCTGGTCACCGAGACGGTGCAGCACGCCGCCCGGGTGGGCACGCAGCGCGCCAGCCGGGAGCGGCTGCTGGGTGCCGGGGTGGGCACCGTGGAGCTTCCGCAGCTGCGCGACGGGGTGGACCTCGGTGCGCTCTACGAGCTGGCCGGCGTCCTCGGCGAGCAGGGTGCCCGGTGACCACCCCCCGCCTCGACGTGGCCGCCCTGCTGGCCGACCCCACCACGACCGTGGTGGTCTGCTGCGGTGCGGGCGGGGTCGGCAAGACGACCACCGCGGCGGCCCTGGCCCTGCGCGCTGCCGAGCAGGGACGGCGCACGGTGGTGCTCACGATCGACCCGGCCCGGCGCCTCGCGCAGGCCCTGGGCGTGCAGGACCTCACCAACACCCCGCAGCCGGTGGACCTCGGCAACGGTGCCGACGGGGAGCGCGCGACCGGTGAGCTGCACGCGATGATGCTGGACATGCGTCGGACCTTCGACGACATGGTGCTCGAGCACGCCGACCCCGAGCGGGCGGAGGCGATCTTCGCCAACCCCTTCTACCAGACCATCGCGACGTCCTTCTCGGGCACGCAGGAGTACATGGCCATGGAAAAGCTCGGCCAGCTCGCGGCCTCGGGCGAGTGGGACCTGGTGGTGGTGGACACCCCGCCCAGCCGGAACGCCCTGGACTTCCTCGACGCCCCGCAGCGCCTGGCCAGCTTCCTCGACGGACGGATGATCCGACTGCTGTCGGCGCCGGCCCGTGCCGGCGGGCGGGGGCTGCGCAAGGTGGTCGGCGGCGCGGTGGGCCTGGCCGCGAAGGCCGTCTCCACCATCCTCGGCGGGCAGATGCTGCAGGACGCGTCGGCGTTCGTGCAGGCCTTCGACACCATGTTCGGCAGCTTCCGGGAGCGTTCCCGCACCACGTACGAGCTGCTCCGCCGACCCGGCACCCACTTCGTCGTGGTGTCGGCACCGGAGCCCGACGCGCTGCGCGAGGCCGCCTACTTCGTCGAGCGGCTCTCCACCGAGGGCATGCCGCTGGCCGGGCTGGTGCTCAACCGCACCCACCCACCACTGGCCGAGCTCTCGGCCGCACGCGCGACCGCCGCCGCCGAGCTGCTCGAGGAGGACGGTTCGGCACCCCTGGCCGCAGCCGTGCTGCGCGTGCACGCCGAGCGCGCCGTCACCGCCGAGCGCGAGGTGGCGCTGCTCGCGCACTTCACCGGTCGCCACCCCGGCGTGGCGCTGGTCGGTGTTCCCGCCCTGCCGTTCGAGGTGGCCGACCTCGAGGCGCTGCGGGCGGTGGGCGACCAGCTCACCGGCACGACCTGAGGGCTGCCACGGGGACGCACCGTGACGACGCAGCAGCGCCGGCCGCCTCCCCTCAGCTCGCGCGCGCGTCCCGACCGAGGTCGGCACGCACGGCCTTCAGGTGCTCGCCCCACGAGGTGACGTCGGGCCGGGTGCGCAGCAGCGCGCGGCGCTCCCGCTCGGTGAGCCCGCCCCACACCCCGAAGGCCACGCGGTGGTCCAGCGCGTCCGCGAGGCACTCCATCTGCACCGGGCAGTGCCGGCAGATGACGGTGGCCGCACGCTGCGCGGCCCCCTGGACGAACAGGCGCTCCGGATCGACCCCCCGGCACGCCGCCCGCGCCACCCACGCCTCGCGGGCCACGTCGGCCTCGCTCCTGCACTCCTGCCGTCCGGGCAGCACCCGGACCCCACCGTCGACCACGTCGCTCCCCCTGAGCTCGTCCGAACCTCGGCGGGGTGTGCCACAGCGCGACCCACCCCTCGTCCCACTCGTGGACGTGCCGGCCTCCCGCCGACCCGACCACTGGGACGTCGCCGAACTGTAGGAGGTTCCCCTGGTGTTGCCAACACCTCACGGTCAGTGACGCACGGTCACCACCAGGTCGTGACCTCACCGGAGTGACGGCCTGCTTGCGTACCCTGTGCCCCGTGACTGCTGTGCGAGCTCTTGTGAAGATGCTGGGCGTCTGCGTGCTGGCGGGCGTGCTCGTGGCCGGGGTCCTGTTCCCGGCCGTCGGCGGGCTCGGCCTGCTCTCCAACCAGGCCAGCGCGACGGTCGACAGCGTCTCGTCCGAGATCGGCACGGGCCTGGTCCCGCAGACCACGGTGATGCTGGACAAGAACGGCGGCACCATCGCCACGCTGTGGGGCGACCAGCGGCGCACCGTCGTCACCGGCGACCAGATCTCCACGGCCATGAAGGCGGCCATCGTCTCCATCGAGGACAAGCGGTTCTACGAGCACGCCGGGGTCGACTACCGCGGAACGGCCCGTGCGTTCCTCAGCAACGCGAGCGGGAACGCCACGCAGGGTGCCTCCACCCTCACCCAGCAGTACGTCAAGAACTACCTGCTGCTGGTGCTGGCGACGACCGACGCCGAGCGACGCCAGGCCACCGAGACGACCCCGGCCCGCAAGCTGCGCGAGATCCGCATCGCCCTGGCGGTGGACAAGGAGCTGGGCAAGGACGAGATCCTGACCCGGTACCTGAACCTGGTGCCCTTCGGCAACGGCGCCTACGGCATCCAGGCCGCGGCGCAGACGTACTTCGGCATCAACGCCGTCGACCTCACCGTCCCCCAGTCGGCCATGCTCGCCGGGATGGTGCAGTCCAGCTCCGCGCTGAACCCCTACACCAACGTGCAGGGCGTCACCGACCGCCGCAACACCGTGCTGGACACGATGCGGGACAACGCCATCATCACCGCCTCCGACGCGGACACCTTGAAGGCCACCCCGCTCGGGGTGCTGGCGGACCCCGGCTCGCCCACCAACGGTTGCCTGGGGGCCGGGGACAGCGGCTTCTTCTGCGACTACGCCCTGTCCTACCTCAACGGTCTCAACCTGAAGAAGGCTGACCTCGGCCGGGGCGGGTACGTCATCCGGACGACCCTCGACCCCGTGGTCCAGGCCTCGGTCAAGTCGGCCGTGAACGTCGACGTCCCCGCCGACCGGCCGAACGTGGCCAACGTCATGGACGTGGTGCAGCCGGGCCAGGACAAGCACCGCGTGGTGGCCATGGCGAGCAGCCGCACCTACGGCTTCACCGCGAACACCGCGCAGACCGTGCAGCCCATGACCTACACACCCGTCGGGGACGGCGCGGGGTCGGTGTTCAAGGTGTTCACCACCGCCGCCGCCATGGAGCAGGGCATGGGCACCAACGCGGTGCTGCAGACGCCCAACCGCATCGAGGTCAAGGGCTTCGGCGTCGGCGGCGCGGAAGGGTGCCCGGCCGACTCGTACTGCGTGCAGAACTACAACGGCAACTACAAGCCCTCGTACTCCATCACCGACGCCCTGGCCCAGTCACCGAACACCGGATTCGTGGACCTCATCACCAAGGTCGGCGTCACCCCCACCGTCGACATGGCCGTCAAGCTGGGCATGCGCTCGCTCGCGACGCCGGCCTCCGCCCCCATCGAGGCGAACCCCCAGCGCAGCGTCGCCGACAAGGTGAAGGCGGAGAACTCCGCCTCCTTCACCCTGGGCGTGAACCAGGTCAACATGGTCGAGCTGTCCAACGTGGGCGCCACGCTCGCCTCCAGCGGGATGTGGTGCCCACCGAGCCCGATCGAGTCGGTGACCGAGTCCACCGGCGCCCCGGTGGACATCGGCGAGCAAGCCTGCGCCCAGGTGGTCGCCCCGGGCCTGGCCAACACCCTCACCGTGGCCTTGAGCCAGGACGACGTCAACGGGACATCGGCGAACGCCGCCCGGCAGGTGGGCTGGGGCTACCCGACCAGCGGCAAGACCGGGACGACCAACGGGTACAAGTCGGCGGCGTTCCTGGGCTTCACCAACACCCTGGCCGGCGCGAACATCGTCTTCGACGACTCCCCAGCGCCCAAGGGCATCCGGGTGGCCGGATTCAGCCCCAGCAGCTGCGGCAACCTCGAGTGCGGCAACATCACCGGGGGCACCACACCGGCCCACACCTTCTACACGGCACTCAAGCCGGTGATCGACGCCTACGGACCCGTGGCCCTGCCGCCCACGGACCCGGCCTTCGTGAACGGCTCCAGCACGGGCAACGTGCCGAGCGTGGTGGGCCAGGACGTCACGGAGGCCACCGCCGCCCTGCAGGCGCTGAAGTTCCAGGTCCGCCAGTCCACGGTGACCAGCGGTGCTGCCCGCGGCACGGTCCTCCGGCAGAGCGTCACCGGCGCCAGCGTCCCGGGGGCGACGGTCACCCTGTACGCCAGCTCGGGCCGCTCCCCGGTCGTCCAGAACCCGGCACCCACCGCCGACCCGCCCGTTCAGCCGGCTCCCGTGGACCCGAACGCGCCGCCCGGGCAGGGCGGTGACGCACCACCCGGGCCGGGTGGCGCGGGACCGCCCGGGCAGCAGAACCCGAACGCACCGCCCGCCTGATCCCGCACCGCCGACGGGCCCCGCACCAGCTCGGTGCGGGGCCCGTCTCCGTGCGTGCCTCCTGGTGTGCCGGGCTCAGCCCTGCAGCTGGGCCTTGACCGCCGCCGACACCCGCGAGCCGTCGGCACGTCCCGCGGCGGCCGCGGCGGCCAGCTTCATCACCTGACCCATCTGGCGCATGCCCGGGGTCTGCCCGGTCTCCGCGGTCACCTGCGCGAGCGCCGCGGCAGCGAGCGCGGTCACCTCGTCGTCGCTGAGCTGGGCGGGCAGGTAGGCATCCAGCACCTCACCCTCGGCCCGCTCCTTGGCCGCCAGCTCCTCGCGACCCGCTCCGGCGAACGCCTCGGCCGCCTCCGCGCGCTTCTTGGCCTCCTTGGCCAGCACCTTCAGGACCTCGTCGTCGGACAGCTCCCGGGCCGTGGTGCCCGCGACCTCCTCGGTCTGCACGGCGGAGAGCGCCAGCCGCAGGGTGGAGACGACGAGCACGTCCTTCGCACGCATCGCCGCGGTGAGGTCGGTCTTGATCCGTGCCTTGAGCTCTGCCATGGCTCCAGACGCTACGCGGGGCCCGCAACCAGGTTCGGCTCGTACGCTGGAGGCGTGCCTGCTGCCCCGACACCTGCCCGCCGCCTGCCCGCGCACCCCCTGGCTCGCGCCGCCCTCGCGGTGGCTGCCACCGGGGTGGCCGGCGTGGGCTACGCCGCGGGCATCGAGCGCAACGCGTTCGCCCTGCGCGAGGTCACGCTGGCGGTGCTCGCGCCCGGGTCGTCGTCGATCAAGGTCCTGCACGTCTCCGACCTGCACATGACCCCGGGCCAGCGCCGCAAGCAGCAGTGGGTGCGCGAGCTCGACCGGCTGGACCCGGACCTGGTGGTCAACACCGGGGACAACCTGGCGCACCGGCGGGCGGTGCCGTCCGTGGTGCAGGCGCTGGACCCGCTGCTGGCCCGCCCCGGACTGTTCGTCTTCGGCAGCAACGACTACTTCGCGCCGACGCCCAAGAACCCCGCGCACTACCTCACAGCCAGGCACACGAGGGTGCACGGCGTGCCGCTGCCCTGGGCCGACCTGCGCGCCGCGTTCAGCGAGCGGGGCTGGCTCGACGCCACCCACACCCGGCACCGCCTCGAGGTCGGCGGGGTGCGCATCGCCGTGATCGGCGTGGACGACCCGCACCTGCAGCGCGAGCGGATGGCCACCGTGGCGGGAGCCGCTCCGGAGGACGCCGAGCTGCGCCTCGCGCTCACCCACTCCCCCGAGCCCCGGGTCCTCGACGTGTTCGCCGCCGACGGGTACGACCTGGTGCTCGCCGGGCACACCCACGGCGGCCAGCTCTGCATCCCGCTGCTCGGTGCCGTCGTCACCAACTGTGAGCTCGACCGCAGCCGGGCCAAGGGTCCCTCCCGCTGGGGTGCGCACACCTGGCTGCACGTCTCCGCCGGGCTCGGGACGTCCCCCTACGCGCCGGTGCGGTTCGCCTGTCGACCGGAGGCGAGCCTGCTGACCCTGGTGGCGGCGCCAGCCGGGTCCCGGCCCGCCCCGGTGGTGGTGGGCGAGCGGGGGATCCCGGTCGGCGGCGGGTCCGGCGTCGGGTAGAGTTCGGCTCGCTGCACCGGGGTGTGGCGCAGCTTGGTAGCGCGCTTCGTTCGGGACGAAGAGGCCGTGGGTTCAAATCCCGCCACCCCGACCACCGCCCTCCCGGAGGGCACCGAAGGCCGCAACGGAGCGCCGTTGCGGCCTTCAGCACGAGGAGGCCAGCGTGTCGCAGTCCGCCCTGGTCGTCCGCGACGTCGGGTGGGACCACCCCGACGCCGTGTCGCTGCGGGAGCGGATGGGTGTGGAGATGGCGGCGGTCTACGCCGACCGCGACCTGCCGGCCGGTCCGCTCGGCGTGGACGACGAGACCGTGGTGTGGACGGGTCTGGCCCTGACCGGTGACGGGTCGGCGGCCGGTCACGCCGCCCTGCGCACCCTGGACGCCGCCGTCGAGCTCAAGCGGATGTACGTCGACCCCGCGCACCGGGGGATCGGGGTCGCGCAGGCGCTGCTGGAGGCCGCCCACGCAGCGGCGCGCCGGCTCGGTCACCGCCGGGTGCTGCTGCAGACCGGGGACCGCCAGCCCGGTGCCGTCCGCGTCTACGAGCGCGCCGGGTACCACCGGGTGCCGATCTTCGCGCCGTACGAGCCGATCACGTTCTCCATCTGCATGGAGCTGGTGCTGCCGGCCTGACACCGGACCGGCTGGCAGGATCGTCCCGTGCACCCCGCCGCCGCGACCCCTGCCCACCTCTTCGACGACCCCGCGGCCGAGGCGCGCTGGCGAGCCCGCTTCACCGCCGCCCGGATCTCGCTGCCCGACTGGGCCCTGCACGCCCCGGACCGCTCCGTCTTCGTCTCCAACGCCTCGGGCACCTACGAGGTGTACACGTGGGACCGCTCCACCGACGTCCGCCGCCAGGTCACCGACCGGCCGTCCGGCACGCACGACGTCGCGCTGAGCCCGGACGGCGAGCACGTGTGGTGGTTCGACGACGCCGACGGCGACGAGTTCGGCGTGTGGGTGCGCGAGCCGTTCTCCGGGCGACCCGACGGGTGGGAGCCCGTCTCGGCCGTGCCCGGCGTGCACCCCGGCTACCCCGCCGGCCTGGAGCTGGGCACCCGCGTCACCGTCGTCGGAGCCTCCACCGACGACCGGACGACCATCTGGACGCGCGTCGGCGACGCGGACGCGCTCGAGGTCTACTCGCACTCCGAGCACGCCGGGGTCGGTGCGCTCTCCCGCGACGAGACGCTGCTGGCCATCAGCCACTCCGAGCACGGTGACTCCCGGCACGCCTCGCTGCGGGTGTTCCGACTCGCGGAGGACGGCACCGTGGCCGAGACCGTGGGCGAGCTGCACGACGGGCCGGGCAAGGGCCTCGAGCCGCTGGAGTTCTCCCCCGTCGAGGGTGACGGACGGCTGCTCGTGGTGCACGAGCGGCGCGGGCGCGAGGAGCTGCTGCTCTGGGACGTGAGCTCCGGCGAGCAGACCGAGCTCGTGCTGGACCTCCCCGGCGAGCTCGGCGCCGAGTTCCACACCGACGGCAGGGCCCTGCTGGTCGAGCACACCCACGCCGGGCGCAGCACCCTGCACCACTACGACCTGGCCACGGCCACGCTGACCCCGCTCGACACCCCGGCGGGCACGGTGTCCGGCGCCGGCACCCGCCCGGACGGCACCGTGGAGTACGCGTGGTCGAGCTCGGAGCAGCCCTCCGCCGTGCGTGCCCGGTTCCCCGACGGCACCGACGACGTGCTGCTCACCCCGCCCGGCGCCGAGCCTGCCCCCGCCTCCCAGCCGCTGGCCGACCACTGGGTGGGGGACGTGCACGCGCTGGTCGCCCGGCCGGCGGACGCGCCCGACGGTCCGCTGCCGACGGTGTTCAGCCTGCACGGCGGGCCGCACGCCGCCGACGAGGACCGCTACTCCGCCATGCGGGCCACCTGGCTCGACGCCGGGTTCGCGGTGGTGCACGTGAACTACCGCGGGTCCACCGGCTACGGGAGCGCGTGGCGTGACGCCATCGAGGGCCGCCCGGGGCTCACCGAGCTCGAGGACGTCGCGGCCGTGCACGACTGGGCGGTGACCTCCGGCCTCGCCGACCCGGCACGGTGCGTGGTGGAGGGGTGGAGCTGGGGCGGGTACCTCACGCTGCTGGCCCTGGGCACCCAGCCGCAGCGCTGGGCCGCCGGGGTGGCCGGGGTCCCCGTGGCCGACTACGTCGCCGCGTTCGAGGACGAGATGGAGCCGCTGCGGGCCTACGACCGCGCCCTGTTCGGCGGCTCCCCGGACGACCTGCCGGAGCTGTACCGCGAGTGCTCCCCGCTGACCTACGTGGAGCAGGTGCGCGCGCCGGTGCTGCTGCTGGCCGGGGAGAACGACCCGCGCTGCCCCATCCGCCAGGTGGACAGCTACCTCGATGCGCTCGCCGCCCGGGGCGCGAGCTACGAGGTGGTCCGCTACGACGCCGGGCACGGGTCGCTCGTGGTGTCCCAGATGATCGACCACGTGGCGACCGAGGTCGACTTCGCCCGCCGTGCGCTGCTCCT contains these protein-coding regions:
- a CDS encoding GNAT family N-acetyltransferase translates to MSQSALVVRDVGWDHPDAVSLRERMGVEMAAVYADRDLPAGPLGVDDETVVWTGLALTGDGSAAGHAALRTLDAAVELKRMYVDPAHRGIGVAQALLEAAHAAARRLGHRRVLLQTGDRQPGAVRVYERAGYHRVPIFAPYEPITFSICMELVLPA
- a CDS encoding S9 family peptidase, translated to MHPAAATPAHLFDDPAAEARWRARFTAARISLPDWALHAPDRSVFVSNASGTYEVYTWDRSTDVRRQVTDRPSGTHDVALSPDGEHVWWFDDADGDEFGVWVREPFSGRPDGWEPVSAVPGVHPGYPAGLELGTRVTVVGASTDDRTTIWTRVGDADALEVYSHSEHAGVGALSRDETLLAISHSEHGDSRHASLRVFRLAEDGTVAETVGELHDGPGKGLEPLEFSPVEGDGRLLVVHERRGREELLLWDVSSGEQTELVLDLPGELGAEFHTDGRALLVEHTHAGRSTLHHYDLATATLTPLDTPAGTVSGAGTRPDGTVEYAWSSSEQPSAVRARFPDGTDDVLLTPPGAEPAPASQPLADHWVGDVHALVARPADAPDGPLPTVFSLHGGPHAADEDRYSAMRATWLDAGFAVVHVNYRGSTGYGSAWRDAIEGRPGLTELEDVAAVHDWAVTSGLADPARCVVEGWSWGGYLTLLALGTQPQRWAAGVAGVPVADYVAAFEDEMEPLRAYDRALFGGSPDDLPELYRECSPLTYVEQVRAPVLLLAGENDPRCPIRQVDSYLDALAARGASYEVVRYDAGHGSLVVSQMIDHVATEVDFARRALLLAARA
- a CDS encoding ArsA-related P-loop ATPase, with product MPDSSPAWPAAARDARLHWVSGKGGTGKSTVAAALALALARDGRTVLLVEVEGRQGIAQMFDRPPLPHSEETVAVTEGGGEVRALAIDVETALLEYLDMFYNLGFAGRAMRRVGAIEFATTLAPGLRDVLLTGKVKECVVRTERDGRRTYDAVVVDAPPTGRIVNFLDVTRAMADLAGGGPIRSQSEGVISLLHSEDSIVHLVTLLEELPVQETLDAVDELSAADLRTGAVVVNRVEPQLLPARSIAPAAQGKVDVARLREGFAMAGLELAEDELAGLVTETVQHAARVGTQRASRERLLGAGVGTVELPQLRDGVDLGALYELAGVLGEQGAR
- a CDS encoding transglycosylase domain-containing protein, with translation MLGVCVLAGVLVAGVLFPAVGGLGLLSNQASATVDSVSSEIGTGLVPQTTVMLDKNGGTIATLWGDQRRTVVTGDQISTAMKAAIVSIEDKRFYEHAGVDYRGTARAFLSNASGNATQGASTLTQQYVKNYLLLVLATTDAERRQATETTPARKLREIRIALAVDKELGKDEILTRYLNLVPFGNGAYGIQAAAQTYFGINAVDLTVPQSAMLAGMVQSSSALNPYTNVQGVTDRRNTVLDTMRDNAIITASDADTLKATPLGVLADPGSPTNGCLGAGDSGFFCDYALSYLNGLNLKKADLGRGGYVIRTTLDPVVQASVKSAVNVDVPADRPNVANVMDVVQPGQDKHRVVAMASSRTYGFTANTAQTVQPMTYTPVGDGAGSVFKVFTTAAAMEQGMGTNAVLQTPNRIEVKGFGVGGAEGCPADSYCVQNYNGNYKPSYSITDALAQSPNTGFVDLITKVGVTPTVDMAVKLGMRSLATPASAPIEANPQRSVADKVKAENSASFTLGVNQVNMVELSNVGATLASSGMWCPPSPIESVTESTGAPVDIGEQACAQVVAPGLANTLTVALSQDDVNGTSANAARQVGWGYPTSGKTGTTNGYKSAAFLGFTNTLAGANIVFDDSPAPKGIRVAGFSPSSCGNLECGNITGGTTPAHTFYTALKPVIDAYGPVALPPTDPAFVNGSSTGNVPSVVGQDVTEATAALQALKFQVRQSTVTSGAARGTVLRQSVTGASVPGATVTLYASSGRSPVVQNPAPTADPPVQPAPVDPNAPPGQGGDAPPGPGGAGPPGQQNPNAPPA
- a CDS encoding RidA family protein, yielding MTTWSERLTELGITLPPVAAPVAAYVPAVRSGAQVLTSGQLPFVDGALAATGKLGAEVSAEQGAELARTCALNALAAVHALVGIDSVVRVVKVVGFVASAEGFTGQPGVVNGASELLGEVFGEAGVHARSAVGVAELPLGAPVEVELVVEVA
- a CDS encoding metallophosphoesterase; this encodes MPAHPLARAALAVAATGVAGVGYAAGIERNAFALREVTLAVLAPGSSSIKVLHVSDLHMTPGQRRKQQWVRELDRLDPDLVVNTGDNLAHRRAVPSVVQALDPLLARPGLFVFGSNDYFAPTPKNPAHYLTARHTRVHGVPLPWADLRAAFSERGWLDATHTRHRLEVGGVRIAVIGVDDPHLQRERMATVAGAAPEDAELRLALTHSPEPRVLDVFAADGYDLVLAGHTHGGQLCIPLLGAVVTNCELDRSRAKGPSRWGAHTWLHVSAGLGTSPYAPVRFACRPEASLLTLVAAPAGSRPAPVVVGERGIPVGGGSGVG
- a CDS encoding GatB/YqeY domain-containing protein — encoded protein: MAELKARIKTDLTAAMRAKDVLVVSTLRLALSAVQTEEVAGTTARELSDDEVLKVLAKEAKKRAEAAEAFAGAGREELAAKERAEGEVLDAYLPAQLSDDEVTALAAAALAQVTAETGQTPGMRQMGQVMKLAAAAAAGRADGSRVSAAVKAQLQG
- a CDS encoding WhiB family transcriptional regulator — translated: MPGRQECRSEADVAREAWVARAACRGVDPERLFVQGAAQRAATVICRHCPVQMECLADALDHRVAFGVWGGLTERERRALLRTRPDVTSWGEHLKAVRADLGRDARAS
- a CDS encoding DUF4177 domain-containing protein; this translates as MTTWEYATVPLLTHATKQILDQWGADGWELVAVLPGPTGEQHVAYLKRPKG
- a CDS encoding ArsA family ATPase, translated to MTTPRLDVAALLADPTTTVVVCCGAGGVGKTTTAAALALRAAEQGRRTVVLTIDPARRLAQALGVQDLTNTPQPVDLGNGADGERATGELHAMMLDMRRTFDDMVLEHADPERAEAIFANPFYQTIATSFSGTQEYMAMEKLGQLAASGEWDLVVVDTPPSRNALDFLDAPQRLASFLDGRMIRLLSAPARAGGRGLRKVVGGAVGLAAKAVSTILGGQMLQDASAFVQAFDTMFGSFRERSRTTYELLRRPGTHFVVVSAPEPDALREAAYFVERLSTEGMPLAGLVLNRTHPPLAELSAARATAAAELLEEDGSAPLAAAVLRVHAERAVTAEREVALLAHFTGRHPGVALVGVPALPFEVADLEALRAVGDQLTGTT